The genomic DNA TAAGGCGATTTTTTATTGTGTATGCCAAAGAAACTTTTCTTGTTACCAATGAATTATCTCTTGTTCTTCTATAATAAACGGCGGTTTTATCTGTAAATTGCATTTTCATTTTCTTGTCTGAAATTGCAAACATAAACACTACATCTTCATTGTTTTGTAATTTTTCAGGAAATCTGTGCGCTCCTATCATATCACGGGGAATTAGTTTACAGTAAGGAGTTGAAAAGTATGAGCGAGTATTAAGTACGTTTAGGTTTTTATTTTTCATTTTTTCATAAACATCGGTTATATAAAAATTTTTCTCATTTGATATATTTTCAACAAACGCCTTTATATAAGATAACGGAATTAGACCGTTTTTTGCAATATCATACAATCCTTGCAAATAATTTTCGGAAATCAAATCATCGTCGTCAATAAAAGTTAAATATTTGCCTTTTGATTGTTCAATTCCAACGTTGCGCGCATTTGAAACTCCGGCAATATTGGTATAAATTAATTCATATTGAAAATTGCATTGCGATAAACAATTGCTAATAAATGAGTGGTATGGCTCTTGTTCTCCGTTAAGCACTATTATAATTTCAAATTTATTTTTATCGAAACTCTGGTTGTTCAGAGACTGCAGGCACTCTAATATATAATCTTGTGGTTTATACGTTGGGATAATTACTGATATAGTAGTATTTTGACTATCGCTGTAATTGGTATTTTTCACAACTCTTCATACCCTTCCAGCTTTTCATTCCAAGAATACTTGGATTGCACCATTTCATATCCGGCTGCACCTATATCGTTGCGCATATTTTCGTTTTGCATTAACGATATAACAGCATTTGCAAAATCGGTTTTTTCGTCTGTAATAACACAATTTTGGTTTGACACAAGTTCAGGAATACCTGCCGATATGCAAGATGTCAGTACTGTTGGAATGCCGCAAGCCATAGAAATTAACACTTTGTTTTGAATACCTGCAGCAATACGCAAAGGTGCAACAGATACTGCCGCGTCTTTTATCTCGTTTTCGATTGATTGAACAAATCCGCTTACTATAATATTTTTTCCGTCTGCCATATTTTGAATAAACCCAGGAGGCTCAGCGCCGATTATGTGAAACACAGCATTTGGAATTGCTTTTTTTATTACAGGGAAAATCTCGTCTATGAAAAATTTTACAGCATCACTATTTTGCAGTGTGCGCATATTACCGACAAATACAATCTTGTTTTTATTGTATCCTGCCGGAATTTTCGGCAAGCATTGCACTCCGCAGGCATGCACTGACACTGATTTGTAATCAAGATGTTTTATATCTTCCTTTGATACAAAAACACATTTTTTATAGGCGTTTAATGTCTGTAATTCATGTTTTTTAATACGTTCGTTTTCAATTTTATAGATAAATTTCTTTAAAGAGATGCCTGAAGAATTACTTGTAGAGGCGTACATTTTTGAAATTAAGTCGGTTGCTTCTACAATTGAATTTTCATGTAGGCGGCAAATGTTCAGGTAAGACACCATTCTCTGCAAATGTGAAATATATAAATCCGGTTGCTCTATTTTAATTACTTTTTTGAACACCGACAGAAACTCAAATGAGAAATAATAACCGATTTGAAGCGGCTTGTTAAAAATAAATGCGAGTATTGTATTTATGTACGCTCTGATTTTTCTGTGTTTAATATAATAAATTTTATCATAGAGTTGTTCGGATAAATTATTTTTAATATCTTTGTTATCATAATAAGAAACTAAAATAAGTTGGTGTCCTTTACTTTTCAAGTAGCGGCATATATTATTTATACGTAAAACATCACCGCCATTCTCCGGAAAC from Chitinivibrionia bacterium includes the following:
- a CDS encoding glycosyltransferase family 2 protein; the protein is MKNTNYSDSQNTTISVIIPTYKPQDYILECLQSLNNQSFDKNKFEIIIVLNGEQEPYHSFISNCLSQCNFQYELIYTNIAGVSNARNVGIEQSKGKYLTFIDDDDLISENYLQGLYDIAKNGLIPLSYIKAFVENISNEKNFYITDVYEKMKNKNLNVLNTRSYFSTPYCKLIPRDMIGAHRFPEKLQNNEDVVFMFAISDKKMKMQFTDKTAVYYRRTRDNSLVTRKVSLAYTIKNRLKSSFAIIVIYLKSPTKYSFLFMVSRILGLLKTIVVPIQ
- a CDS encoding glycosyltransferase family 4 protein, coding for MKICILTPRFPFPENGGDVLRINNICRYLKSKGHQLILVSYYDNKDIKNNLSEQLYDKIYYIKHRKIRAYINTILAFIFNKPLQIGYYFSFEFLSVFKKVIKIEQPDLYISHLQRMVSYLNICRLHENSIVEATDLISKMYASTSNSSGISLKKFIYKIENERIKKHELQTLNAYKKCVFVSKEDIKHLDYKSVSVHACGVQCLPKIPAGYNKNKIVFVGNMRTLQNSDAVKFFIDEIFPVIKKAIPNAVFHIIGAEPPGFIQNMADGKNIIVSGFVQSIENEIKDAAVSVAPLRIAAGIQNKVLISMACGIPTVLTSCISAGIPELVSNQNCVITDEKTDFANAVISLMQNENMRNDIGAAGYEMVQSKYSWNEKLEGYEEL